GTATCCTTGTACAAGAACCCATTGATGTGATAGCCTTTGACCGGTATGGTTAGTGGGAAATGATTCCCCACCTCAGTATCTTGATCTAGtgaacaatgaaagtcaaaaAGAATTATTTAATTTTGCTTCTACTTACGAGCATAACCATCTAATTTCAAATTACCTTTCAATGAGGTGACCAACACCGAGTTATTCTTATTATCAATTTGGACCGATCCTGAGGTGCCGATATCACCCAGATAGCATTCATTGGTTGCGTTGATAAACACGTAGAACGTGCATGGCTGGGAATGCCGAGCGTGAAAATTGCAACCCATCAAACATAAAATTTCCAAGTTCGTTGTCAGCTTCATGAAAGTATGATTTGATACTTTCCATAAAGTCGTGTTGAGGACACGCATCCATGCGTACTTTTCGCTGTAATAACCCGCATATTTGGCATTGAAGTACACTGTCCATGGACCCGCCGTATTCTTAAGGTTTGCCACCGAGCTTTGCGCTGTAGTATTCCATTCTCCGAAATGGCAACGACCATTCTCAAAAACGGCAACATCACAATTTAGCTCTTCATAGAGACAGTGGTATAGGCAATCATTCACAGCGCTTCCAGGTGGCAAATCAATGTAGGAATCGGTCGTCGAAAACCATTCCAAAAAGCTCTTGACGCCTCCAAGGTAATTGAATTTAACGGAGAGGTCACCTACTCTTTCTAAAAGATGTTACCAATAAGGTTTTATTATTCATTTAAGTTCCTTCTGATGTGACCTTACTTGGGTTGATATGAACAGCCTCATTTTCAGTTTGACCAATACTGAAAACGGAACCTAAAGTGTTGGTGACAGATCCTAAATAACACTTGTTGTCGCGCAACAAATAAACGCCGCATCCCTGGGAATTCAGTTGACAATAAGTGCTGCAAATTATGCCGCCACCGGTTTGACTCGGTTGTAGAGGGATCGAATCAAAAAAATAGGTCGGCCATTGATCTGAAGTTACCAAGATCTTCTTATAGTGAGAATGAAAAACTTCTACAGCATGAGAAGATATGGGGAGTATCAGCAAGGATAAAACCAGAACTCTTATGGTCTCCATCTTTGAGTGAGGACTGGGCAGTTTCGATTTTTCCTCATTGTCTTTCTTAAGCAACTTTGGTAACGGACAATGACTCCATGACTGATAAATGAATGAGGATTTTACAAATATCCAGTTTATCAACTCTATAATTAGGGCCCGGATTTAAAccccaaaagtgaaaaataacgTTACTCCAACTCAATTCTCTGACACGCCTGACCCTGTTACTTTTAAATCAACAACGGcgcctgaccctgattccgTGTCGGatatatgatgctttcaacgaacggcattaggcCTACTGTGACAAGGAAGGGTGGGCCCACGtgctgacgaaatatcaagttcctgCACGactcaaaattttcgactttttagtaGTTTGGTTTAGTAATTCGGAcaggtcaggttcccaataCTACACAGCCTTAAGGGTCAGGCGAATCGTTGGCTGTCGTGGTTCTGAGCCAAAAtccaatgtttttgttttaatatGTTGGCCAAGTTGAAAACTTTTCCTCACTAAAATCAGCTAAAGTTAAACTCAAACCAAAATAGGAGCAAATGCTTTTCCGGGGAACAGGCCGTAAATCCGGTCTTTCTGATTACTCAACGCTCAACAGGAAAGATCATGGTCGATATGGACAAAGGTTAGGATGATTCATCAACTAGCCCAAGGACTCCTCCAACCATTCTCGagttcttctttttggctAACCCTAGGACACCGACAATATCTGTTTTTGTCAATCGTTGATTATTGTGAACAATTGGAAAAACTCACAaactgaggcgagttttttaaagttaAGGCTTCAGGGTACCCACAACGAGCATCagctcaccactttggcgatTGCATTTTCCTAACGGCTAACGCCCAAGCCCCTAACAatgaggtaagagctttaaaaacctGACCTGGGAAAGAAAGCACATTTTATCGTTGTAATGAACAGGATGCCAGGGTCGAGAATTCGAATCCGAAGCCAGGGAATGCATTGCGTTATTCTTCAAATGACAAAAGGCCCCTAGGTGTCTGCATTATAAATGTATTTTGATTTAAGTTCAATTgaacgactggatcaaaagtctAAAGTCTTGGGGTGGAATAGAACTGGACACATTAAAAGTAGGGAAAGGGTACATGAAAGGGTAGATGAAAGTTAATTGCTTTTTGTGAGGAGTAACATTCATTAGTGAGGGTTATAATGGTGATACCGGTACTGGTACCTCCAAAAAACCTGTTATGACTTGTGCTTTAAGTGTCTTTAATGAGCTTCATATGCATGTTTAAATGGAATAGATGACTAGCATGGTACATTGGGAGCAAGAGCATGATATTACAGATAGAATTGCTTTGACTAGACGAAAAATATCGCAAttttacttattttttttatttcctatatatcatttgatcgaccaacgaattagagatGGTGGatttggctaacccttgaatatcaggttgatcaggattttttgtcaaaaacttgtccaagtctgacttaaatcctgctagtggatcaacgcctacataagccctgcgaatattagaggggagtaaattgaacaataaaggagtccgagaaagaggagagttgGACTACATTGTTCTAATTACCCtagattctcgaaggcttgaaggagCTCGCAAGACAAGTCTCTGCGATCATTGcaaatgaccctaaatcctgggttgggacaaagctcaagaaTGCTTTTGAGGACGTAAATATCAGATagctttcgtaccttctctgaacactgtacagtccctaCTTGTccagtctctcccaatacgagagctctctcactcgtgtgatgttcctagtgaaacatctttggacctgctcgacctttttcaaacctgctgaactcattggagcccaaatgggtgaagcatattcaagatgtggttgaacaatcaatCGACTTacacagagttagcatcgtgatgctatctctggacttaaacgtgtgatatatccaaccacacatttgaaaagctttgccaactttcaactgaatatgctcttcgaattttccattatcttggagaacTACAactaaatccttcatgaataTATATAATTCTGACCATTACTACCAATtaccaattttgcatcatcagcataagaagataaACTGACATTACGTCTGGCGGCCAAGATGACTCGAATCGCACGAATCTGATGTTCCCAAACATCTCCAAAGTTGAAAGCATATGGGGGTTCCTCTTCCATCCTTCATTGTCGGCCCCTCACCGTCTAAGAGAATTCGATATTTGAGCATGGTCCATTTCTCGAACTGCTTCTCCCATCCCCTTCTCTGCTCCTCCGATGTTTAAGCCGTTGTCTGATCGTAACAATCTTATTGGGCCCCGGCGCGATATCATGCAGCTTAATGCCGCCAGGTAGGAGGAGGAATTCTTGGATTGCGCAACTTCGATGCGAAAAGCCCTGGACGACAAGCACGAGAATATGGCCTGTTCCATCTTTGATTCCAGAGCGGGATGGACAGGATATTAAAGGATTGAGGAACGCTTTCTGAACACGCTATATTTCTCTTAAAAACTGTTTTACACTATCTGTCCTTTTCACAGGGTGACCATATCAGGGATGCAAcatctcccccccccctcagaACTGAAATCGATGTGGTACTTGTCCTATCGTTTTTCTGGATGACCGTCGAGGTTTTTGGGAAGGATCATACAAGACGGCTGGCGAAGAGGCTGGAGGGTTTGGGGGGATTGTAGTTGGATACAAATGACGGCGGTTTCGTCGGAGAGTGCGGCCAGATGGAAGTTCGATGTCGTAGTCTCGATGTGATCGTGAGGCCGTCACAATTCCCACCCTGTTCCACTCTTTTCTTCCTGATTGGTCTTGGATGATCACTGTGGTACCCACTTGAAGTGGGCGCAGAGATCTGGAGGCTTTATCGTAATTCTGTTTGACCCGATTATTCCCCTTGGTTGGGGATTTTTGGGGCAAGTTTTGTTTCTGGAGAGAAGAAGGATGGGCTGGTAACCGAGTGCGCATGGAATGCCCGAACCGAATTTGAGCGGGAGAGAGACCGTCCTTCTGTCGGGGTACATTTCGCCATTCCAAAACGGCCTCCCAGAGTCCCTCAATGTCACGGTGTCCGCTGTTGGTATATTTTTTCACTAAGGCCTTCATGGCCTTAACCGCCGCTTCGGCATGACCATTGGACTGGGCATATCCTGGGGAAGAAACACGCTGTTGAATATGCCACTCCGTGCAAAATGCTCGAAATTCGGCTGAATCGAATTGCTTGCCTCCATCAGAAGCGAAAACTCGTGGTACCCCGTAGTCACAAAATATCTTCTTCAAACTGGTGATAACTCTAGACGTGGATGGGCAGGTTCCAAAATGCTCCAGAACCGGCCATCCGCTGAACCGATCCACGTACACCATGTAAGTAGAGTTGCCATACGAAAAAAGATCAGCTGATGTCTCCTCAAATGCATAACGGGAATCCTCGGTGAGGATTAAAGGCTCCTGTTTTTGGCTCGGTAAATACTTTAAGCACTTTTCACAGGATGCGACATGGTTCTCGATGTCTGATGACATTCCTGGCCAATAAAATATCTGACGAGCACGTTGCTTAGATCGATCCATGCCTTGGTGTGGAATGTGGAGGAGTGTAAGCATACGATGTCTAGCTTTCTTTGGCACCACAATCCTGGTCCCGTACAGTACGAGATTGTCAATGACAGACAAGGAG
This DNA window, taken from Tigriopus californicus strain San Diego chromosome 9, Tcal_SD_v2.1, whole genome shotgun sequence, encodes the following:
- the LOC131886735 gene encoding uncharacterized protein K02A2.6-like, with amino-acid sequence MTELELFAVVWAIRKCQLYLRGLANFLVEVDHKPLIPILNDYTMDNGSTPRIQLLLEKLASFSFTASWIPGKTNLIADALSRAPVSNRSTPDTLEEATRCSVTRQMRTLSNDERPQPTDHDPALEFLNECATSDYEYNLLRQAITSNDPTSQTALPFKSIFASLSVIDNLVLYGTRIVVPKKARHRMLTLLHIPHQGMDRSKQRARQIFYWPGMSSDIENHVASCEKCLKYLPSQKQEPLILTEDSRYAFEETSADLFSYGNSTYMVYVDRFSGWPVLEHFGTCPSTSRVITSLKKIFCDYGVPRVFASDGGKQFDSAEFRAFCTEWHIQQRVSSPGYAQSNGHAEAAVKAMKALVKKYTNSGHRDIEGLWEAVLEWRNVPRQKDGLSPAQIRFGHSMRTRLPAHPSSLQKQNLPQKSPTKGNNRVKQNYDKASRSLRPLQVGTTVIIQDQSGRKEWNRVGIVTASRSHRDYDIELPSGRTLRRNRRHLYPTTIPPNPPASSPAVLYDPSQKPRRSSRKTIGQVPHRFQF